The genomic interval CCCCACTGCTGCATTCCCCACGACGCACAGACGGGGAAATCACCTCTGGCTTGTGTGTGGGAAGCTGAAACAGCAATTTCTGAGTGGGGCTGGCGGTAAGTACACGTGAGGAGGGGTTGTGTTAAGGTGGGGACTCCAGACTAATCTCATTAGCACTTTCTCCCTCAGTCAGCCCCAAGACAGGAGGGCTTGCGTAACAGCTAGGGAAGGAGGAATTGGGAAGAGGATGAGTCTAGACACCCAAGCTTTGCGGCCCACACTTTCAGGGGTCCCCCAATCCAAACCAGCTTCTCTCTGGGGTAGGAGCCTTCCATCCCAGCTCCTCCTGGGGGAGGAGGCAGGACAACTGCAGTGTCCAGAGCCGGGCCTGGCACACACCGAGTGCTCCCTTTAATGTGTGCCCCTACGAGGAGGACCCCGATCGGGCCTCCTAGTGTCCCTGGGCTCCCGATGACAACCTTCGAGCAAGGGATAGAGGGGGGGCATGGGTAAAGAGGTGTGTGCTGGAAGAGAGCTGGGCCACGGGGAGACGGAGGAGGAGaacaaggaggagaaggaggagtgcAGCAAAGAGAACCTACTCACTTGGGCCCTtgggacctcatctctatttgGGTCATTATCTTCTCTGGCTGCTGCCTGGGACTCCCTGGTCTTTCTTCCCTCAGATTTCTTCCCAGGGCTGCAGTGCTTGAGCTCCTTGGGTCTCCCAGACTGCCCCAGGAGACCCACACCAGAGACCAGCGGGAAGCTGGCCGGATCCTGCGGAATTGTTGAGAGTCGCTGCCTCCAAGCAGGAAAGCGTCCCTCCGGGGCCAGTTTTGGCTCACCCCCTAGGGATTTCTTCTCCTGGGCCACCTTCCTTCCTGGAGAGCCCCGGGGTACCGGCCCTGTAAAGGcagctcctgagcagctgggcccGACCCCCACCTTTCCCCAGACCATGCTCCGCATTTTCTTCGAGGAAGACGCTTCCAGCTCTCCCACGGCGCGCCTCCCCACGGCTGGAGTGAGTCTGTGGGGAGCAGAGGTCAGGAGAGGGCCCTGATCGTGAAGGTTACTCTCCTTGCGGTGGAAACTCAGGCGTCTGCAAGTGTCTGCTGGCTTCTTGGGGCTTCCGGGCTTGACCTGGCTTCCTTCTTTGGTGCGAACGATTACCCTAATCACCGGTAAGTGGCTGCTCTCATCTGTGGAATCAGCGTCCTCGTCCTCAGACAGCGCGGCGGGGCCTTCCGCAGAGGGCTGCTGGGGATCCACTGGGACGCTCACACTGCTGCTCTTCGAGCCCCTTTCCGGGTTCTCCC from Callithrix jacchus isolate 240 chromosome X, calJac240_pri, whole genome shotgun sequence carries:
- the LOC100393289 gene encoding uncharacterized protein CXorf49, which translates into the protein MSSPDEASVLGADLGPEGGEQAGAHTESSRAPWGRGRGHGHGRGLDLGAQCSGEGQGESRFADPEGFSFESESEMIKQRRVVLWGQEGRPGTPVDDWGVGPSGRGAPGPSPGECQQASAGPLRLSGPGPGPAWENPERGSKSSSVSVPVDPQQPSAEGPAALSEDEDADSTDESSHLPVIRVIVRTKEGSQVKPGSPKKPADTCRRLSFHRKESNLHDQGPLLTSAPHRLTPAVGRRAVGELEASSSKKMRSMVWGKVGVGPSCSGAAFTGPVPRGSPGRKVAQEKKSLGGEPKLAPEGRFPAWRQRLSTIPQDPASFPLVSGVGLLGQSGRPKELKHCSPGKKSEGRKTRESQAAAREDNDPNRDEVPRAQLPTHKPEVISPSVRRGECSSGDLAIRAPQVPGTSQPSALSVRRVVLRPRDHRQPVHPPRPERQQPPPGAQGCLRCVWLQREVEDLRNQLVAMQYLLDKSQHF